The following coding sequences lie in one Saimiri boliviensis isolate mSaiBol1 chromosome 6, mSaiBol1.pri, whole genome shotgun sequence genomic window:
- the TAF6L gene encoding TAF6-like RNA polymerase II p300/CBP-associated factor-associated factor 65 kDa subunit 6L yields MSEREERRFVEIPRESVRLMAESTGLELSDEVAALLAEDVCYRLREATQNSSQFMKHTKRRKLTVEDFNRALRWSSVEAVCGYGSQEALPMRPAREGELYFPEDREVNLVELALATNIPKGCAETAVRVHVSYLDGKGNLAPQGSVPSAVSSLTDDLLKYYQQVTWAVLGDDPQLMKVALQDLQTNSKIGALLPYFVYVVSGVKSVSHDLGQLHRLLQVARSLFRNPHLCLAPYVRCLVGSVLYCVLEPLAASINPLNDHWILRDAAALLLSHIFWTHGDHVSGLYQHILLSLQKILADPVRPLCSHYGAVVGLHALGWKAVERVLYPHLSTYWTNLQAVLDDYSVSNAQVKADGHKVYGAILVAVERLLKMKAQAAEPNRGGPRGRGCRRLDDLPWDSLLLQEPSSGSGTEPSFGSGLPLPPGGAGPEDPSPSVTLADIYRELYAFFGDSLATRFGTGQPAPTAPRPPGDKKEPAAAPDSVRKMPQLTASAMVSPQGDESPRGSGSSGPASASGPAASESRPLPRVHRARGAPRQQGPGAGTRDVFQKSRFAPRGAPHFRFIIAGRQAGRRCRGRLFQTAFPAPYGPSPASRYVQKLPMIGRTSRPARRWALSDYSLYLPL; encoded by the exons AATAGCTCTCAGTTCATGAAGCACACTAAACGCCGGAAGCTGACGGTTGAGGACTTCAACAGGGCCCTGAGATGGAGCAGCGTGGAG gcTGTGTGTGGTTATGGATCCCAGGAGGCGCTACCCATGCGCCCTGCCAGAGAGGGTGAACTCTACTTTCCTGAGGATCGAGAGGTGAACCTCGTGGAGCTGGCTCTGGCGACCAACATCCCCAAAGGCTGTGCCGAGACAGCTGTCAGAG TTCATGTCTCCTACCTGGATGGCAAAGGGAACCTGGCACCTCAAGGATCGG TGCCCAGTGCTGTGTCTTCACTGACGGATGACCTTCTCAAGTACTATCAACAGGTGACTTGGGCTGTGCTAGGGGATGATCCGCAACTGATGAAG GTTGCGCTCCAGGACCTGCAGACAAACTCCAAGATTGGAGCACTCCTGCCTTACTTTGTGTATGTGGTCAGTGGG GTGAAATCCGTAAGCCATGACCTGGGGCAACTGCACCGGCTGCTGCAGGTGGCACGGAGCCTATTTCGGAATCCACACCTGTGCTTGGCGCCCTATGTCCGCTGTCTGGTGGGCAGTGTCCTGTACTGTGTCCTGGAGCCACTGGCTGCCTCCATCAACCCCCTAAATGACCACTGGATTCTGCGGGATGCAGCTGCCCTCCTGCTCAGCCACATCTTCTG GACTCATGGGGACCATGTCAGTGGCCTCTATCAGCACATCCTGCTATCTCTGCAAAAGATCCTGGCAGATCCTGTGCGGCCGCTCTGCTCTCACTATGGGGCCGTCGTGGGGCTGCATGCTCTTGGCTGGAAG GCAGTCGAACGAGTCCTGTATCCACACCTGTCCACTTACTGGACAAACTTGCAGGCTGTGCTGGATGATTATTCAGTATCTAATGCCCAGGTCAAAGCAGATGGGCACAAAGTCTATGGAGCCATTCTG GTGGCCGTAGAGCGACTGCTGAAGATGAAGGCCCAGGCAGCAGAGCCCAACAGGGGTGGCCCACGTGGCAGGGGGTGCCGGCGCCTGGACGACCTGCCCTGGGACAGCCTTCTCTTGCAAGAGCCTTCTTCCGGGAGCGGTACAGAGCCCAGCTTTGGGTCCGGTCTCCCGTTGCCGCCAGGGGGCGCGGGGCCGGAGGATCCTTCTCCTTCGGTGACCCTGGCGGACATCTACCGGGAGCTCTACGCCTTCTTCGGTGACAGCTTGGCCACACGCTTCGGCACAGGCCAGCCTGCACCCACGGCTCCGCGGCCGCCCGGGGATAAGAAGGAGCCGGCGGCCGCCCCGGACTCAGTGCGGAAGATGCCGCAGCTGACGGCGAGCGCCATGGTCAGCCCGCAGGGCGACGAGAGCCCTCGGGGCAGCGGCAGCAGCGGCCCCGCGTCGGCCTCTGGGCCCGCCGCCTCTGAGAGCAGGCCCCTACCACGCGTGCACCGGGCGCGCGGAGCGCCCCGGCAACAGGGGCCCGGGGCCGGCACCCGCGACGTCTTCCAGAAGAGCCGTTTCGCCCCGCGCGGTGCCCCCCACTTTCGTTTTATCATCGCCGGGCGGCAGGCTGGGAGGCGCTGCCGCGGGCGCCTTTTCCAGACTGCCTTCCCCGCGCCGTACGGGCCTAGCCCGGCCTCCCGCTACGTGCAGAAACTGCCCATGATCGGCCGCACCAGCCGCCCCGCCCGCCGGTGGGCGCTCTCGGACTACTCGCTGTACCTGCCGCTCTGA